The Chloroflexus aggregans DSM 9485 genome segment CGCCCGGAATCGGGTTCATATCGAGATCAAACGTCATTAGGGCCTGATAGGCCATCATAATGAACTGGATCTCGTTGACAAAGCTGGCCTTCTGTGGATCGATGTTATCTGGTTCAGAACCGGTCACCAGTCGTAGCACTCCCGGTTGCGCTGTACCGCTAACCGGCGCCGCTGTTGGTTGTTCAGCAGGGGCTGTGGTGGGTTGTGCGGCAGGGGCTGTGGTGGGTTGTGCGGCGGGAGCACTGGTTGGCTCGGCGCTCGGTGTCGAACCGCCGGTACATGCTGCCAGGATGGGTAACAATAACCCAAACAGCAGCGTGAGCGCGAGTGAGTGACGCCAGCGCGTGAAGTTCATCGCGACACTCCTTGTTGAATCTGTTAGCGAGAACACCGTCAAACCGGGGAGGAACCAAATATGGATTTATGTGAGGATAGCTCCTATGACTGCTATGGAGAGCAGCATTAGGCAATTGTCGATAACCTGACCTCCTTTCTAAATTATGCAACGCTGCATCCGATGTGTGGAAAATTCCCCGGTTGATGGCGGAATCGTAGCATGAGCAAAGGTCATTGTCAAGGCAACTAATTGAGGCAGGTGCCGGGGTTATGGTTACGAACCTAACACGGCAACAGCCGCAATGATGAAGAAGATCTGCGCACCTAACGAAAAACTCTGCCAGAGGCGTGCAGCTAAGGCACTGCGTCGGTAGACGATGAGACCGCCGATTAAGTTGAAAAGAGCAATGAACGTGGCGGCTATTGGTAAGAGAAAGATCCGAATGCGAGGGACGAGTTCAGCCGAGGCGCCAATCTGATCACCACGCCATTCGATCTGCAACGGGAGTGAGGGATACATCACGGCGATCAACCCGAAGAGTAGCAGGTTAAGGAGCAAAGTACCAATCAGGATCTGGCGGTTAATCGGGTCGGCCCAGAAGTCGTAGACCAAAAAGCGGGCAACGTCAATTCCCGGCGTCAGCGACTGAATGCTGCCTAACCGTCGCCGTTGTTCAAGTTCTTGGATAAAACCGGTTGGGTCGTGTGGCGAGATAGCGTAGGCTTCGCTACCCGCATACACGACTAGCGATTCGGCCAAGGGGCGTGTCGTAAAACGATGAATGACAGTACCGTCAATTGCCGTTACACGACCGTGATAATAGCCAATACCGGCAAGCGCCATGCGCCAATCGCCGATAGCCAACGCCCCTTGCTCGATACGGTCGATGAGGTTGAGCGGGATAACCGCTCGACTTCCTAGCCACTGGATGTATAAACCATTGCGGTCGATAGTGTAGCGAAGCGTGAGTGCAGCTGCCGTCCGATAAAGTAAGACACCGGCGATAATAATCAAGCTTAACGCCAGCACTGCTTGAAGGTACAGCCAGCCATCAATCGGCCAGAGTTCGGGAGGCCCGACGAGGACTGTGCTCAGGTGGAAGATCAACCAGCCGGCCCCTGCCAGACTCAGCGTGGCGAGTATGAGACCAAGCCAGCGGCGGGTTGTACTGATGGGACGCCATTGTTGCATATCGCGTAATCTAGCGAGTCAAGGTGGTTTGTGAAGTGCGCCGGAGTACTCATCCCCGGCGCACCGGCGCGGTTACGGTGTTGCGGTAGCAGTTGGTGTTGCCGTTGGTTCTGGTGTCGTTTCCGGCGTTATTTCAATCGTCGGCGCCAACGTCGGCGTTGGGAATGGCGTCGGTGGGCCGGGTAGGTACGTTGGAACCGGCGTCGGGACCGACTCCGTTGGGAAGAGCGTTGGTGTTGGCGTTGGTTCGGGGAAGCGTCGGATATCGGCTTTTGCCCGCTGTTCGGCGATCCATTCATCAAGAGCCTTCGTCCGTGCCTTTTGTAGCTGGTCGGCCTCAGATGGAACGATTCGATTGGTTACTTCGAGGATATGCCAACCGAACTGCGTGCGCACCGGATCGCTGATCTGGTTAACCGGTAAAGCGAAAGCGGCTGCGACCAGTTCTGGTGGATATGTGGCACCATTGTCGGCAAAGCCATTGCGATCGAAGGAACCAATATCGCCGCCATTATCACGCGAACCGGGATCGTCGGAGCGTTCCGCGGCCAACGCCGCAAAATCGGCACCGTTGCGTAACTGGGTGACCAGCTCTTGCGCAGTGGGTAAGGCAGCAGCGAAAGCAGCTTCAATCTGTTCAGGTGTTGCTTCCGCCGGTGGTTTCACCGCGATCAAAATTTGCCGCGCCGTTACTCGTTCTGGTTCGGTACTGTACGTAAAACCATCTTCAGGCACGAGCTGAGCTTGAATCCGTTCGTTGAGAAGGCGGTCGCGGTACTGTTCCATCAGTGCCATACGGAACTCTTCCTTGCTCAACTCCGGCTTTGTTTCGCTGACGATCAATTCAAGCTCATAGCGACGGTAGATCTCGTCAACGATCTGGTCGAACTGCACTCGTGCCTCTTCAGGTAGCGGTGTTGGTACGGGGGTACTCGTTGGGATCAGCGTTGGCGAAGGCTCCGGCGTTGGTGTTGGGCCACCGGGTGTTGGAGATGGAGTTGCAGTTGGTTCAGGAGTGGCCGTTGCCGAGGGATCGACGGTTGGTACCGGCGTCGCGTTGGCGTCAGGAGTTGGAGTGGGTTCAGGGAGCGCAGGGAGGAAGATAAATGCCAGATCGGCGACGGCTGTTTGCATTATTTCGTCATCGCCGATCGTAATTCCAAACTCAGTACTAGCACGCTGCTTGATCTGGCGATCGATCCACTCCGAAACCGTTTGTTCATTGATTTCGGCACGGCGCAAAGTACGGATCTGCTGATCGATCACAATGCTACGGCCCTGAAATTGTTGGGCAATTTGGGGATTGTTACCAAACAGATCGAGCAGTTGAAAGTTTTGGTAGATTTGACGGGCGTAAGCAAGCCGTTGTTCACGCCAGTAATCACTGCGGGTAAGAGTGATGGAACCAACTTGGGCCACCGGTCGGCTTGGGATCCAAACCTGTTCGTAAATAACGCCGATCACGACGGCGAGCAATGCGATCGCTAATGCACTCGCCGTAACAATGATTACGAGACGCTGACGACGTTCTTCTTCAAGACGGCGGCGCGATGGGCGGCGCGGCGCAGGGGACTGAGCCGGCGTTGGCGCGCTTCGGGGCGACTTCGGTGTTTGTGACATAGGCTAAAACGGAATATCATCATCACCGATATCTGGTGGTGGTTCACGGCGTGGTGGGCGTGGTGGATCGTCAGATCGCGACTCACGCGATTCGAGCAAGATCATATCTTGGGCGATGACTTCGACTCGTGAGCGTTGTTGTCCACTCTGAGCGTCTTCCCATGTGCGTGTTTGCAAGCGACCTTCGATATAAACCCGCGCTCCACGACTAAGGTATTGATGACAGATTTCGGCTAATCGATTCCAAGCCACAACGTGAAACCATTCGGTTTCCTCGTGCAGATGACCATTCGGATCTCGCCACTGGCGGCTGGTAGCTACCCGAAATGTGGCGACCGGGGTGCCGGCGGCGGTATAACGAAATTCTGGGTCGGCGCCAAGGCGACCAATGATCGATACCTTATTTAAGTCTCGCGCCATGGCTTACTCCAATCCAACCGTGTGCCGCCGGCAACGTTTATCCAGTCGAGCAGTGGCTGTTGGGCGGACGAGTAACTGGTTTACTCGTCACTCAGCGCTGGTTCTGCTTCTGCCGCTGACTCTTCTGGCTCGATCGGTGCAGCTTGTGTCGTCGCATTCTCGACCAATACCAGCAAATGACGCAGGATGTTATCGTTCAAGCGAATAGCGCGGTCAAGCTCGGCGACTTTGGATGCGTTGAGGGTGAGGGTAAAGAAGACGTAATACCCTTCGGTGAATTTACGCCGGCTCGCTTCACCAACGACGTACTCGCGGATCGGGTAAGCAAGTTTGCGCCGACCCCACGGTGACGATTGGCTTACCGTATTGACCTGCCCACCGAGTTGCTCGACCGTCTGCTTAATCCGGTCGATGTTGGCGGTAATGCCCTCTTCGTTGGCATACAACGGGTTAATAATGATGACAAGCTCGTACTCTCGACGACGATCGCGCACACTATCCTCCTCTGGTGATGTTTCGCTCGTTGCTCGTCCGGTGCGCGTTCCGGGCGTAACGGCGAAACAGAAAGACTATCGGGAGCGTGTTCCACGGTACGCTCCCACGTGACATCACGAGATTATACCATAACCTCGTACCTAGGGATTCAGGGCTTGCCACGCTTCTGGGGTGTCGGTATCGGTGATAACAGCCGGATCGTCGGTTTGATACCAGATGATCTGGTCGGTATAGCGCTGGAAGACGGTGCGTGCGCCGGTGTCGCCTTGGAGCGTTTGTAATTCGGCAAAGAGTGGTGCGCCGACAATGACCGGGTTGCCACGTTGGCCTTGGTACATTGGAACGAGCGCAAGAGCTGTAGGTATAGCCCGATAGGCAGCGATAAGATCGTTGATGAGACGGCTGGTGACGAGAGGTTGATCGACGAGCAAGATCATCGCTGCCGTTGTATCGGAGGGTAAAGCGCGGAGACCGGCTGCGAGCGATGTACTGAGTCCTGCAGCGTAGGCCGGATTGGAGACAATCGTTACCGGTAGATCGCGCAGCGCAGCTTGTACATGTTCGCCGGCTGCACCGATCACTACGGTTAGTCCATCGAGTTGACTGTTGAGCGCTTCGTGAGCGATGTGGGCAACCAATGGCCGGTTTTTCCACAGTAATAACTGTTTCGGTTGCCCCATCCGCGACGATTGACCGGCAGCAAGCAAGAGACCGACGATCTTCATCACGAGACCTCCACTGCAATGTTGCGTCGCATGTTTCAAATCACGTCGGCCACCGATGATCCCGGCTTGTGATCTTACGAGCAGCTTATCGCCAACATGTGACTAAATCGGCGCCGGCGGCTCCACGCGCTTGGACAGTTGGCTCAGCCGGCAGGTCGGATTGTTACAGAGAGACGAACATCGGCGTGAACCTGTAAGATCAGGGCGGTACGGTTGTGCTATAGATACGGTAGGTCGTGTCGGCTAAAAAGAATTTTTTCACCGGCGTGTAGCACATCGTGGAGCCGAAAACTGTCACCGATTTCAACCATCATATACCGATACAACCGTGCTGCATTGTGCATCAAGTTGTACAGATCGGCACGTACCATACAGATGAGTGTATCAACGCTCGGTAGCAGCGGAACGAACATGGTTCACCCTAACCCATCACGACTCGATTGGGTTAGCTCGAACGCTTTGCGTAATACATGTTCATAACTCGGAGTGAGTTCACGTTTCCGGCGGGCCATCACGATTCGTGCGACACTGATCATCGTATCGATACGGTATTCGCGAAACACCTCGCCACCCCATGTAAAATGGGGAACATTTTTTGGAGCGCTATGCATCCCAAAGACGTTTGAACCGGTTCCGATCATCGTACCACCGGTTAGATGTAGGCCAATGCCTAGTTTGACGTGATCGGCGAGAAAGCAGCCCAACTTGAGAATCCCGGTGTCGATTTGGCCGATCCCTTCAAGGAAGACCCGCACTGAACCGTAATTATTCTTCAGATCGGAGTTGGTGGTCATAGCTCCGATATTCACCCATTCGCCCAGCCAGCTATGGCCGAGAAAGCCATCGTGATGCTTATTAGAATAGCCTTGAATAATTGAGGCTTCAACTTCGCCACCAACCCGACAGACCGGACCGAGGCAGGTTTCGGCACGAATACGGGCACTAGCGATGAGGGTGCCTGATCCGATGTAGGCCGGTCCTTGAATGTAGCTAAACGGCTCAATCTGGGCTGCCTCGATGAACACCGGCCCATCGCGACTATCGAGCACGACCGGCCCGATTAGCTGTGCTGCCGGATCGACGTAGACGCGCCGCCCATGGGTGATGACGTGCGGCTGATCGGCGGTGAAGAGTGGTAAGCGGCGGGCTAAGATCGGCTCGTCGCGGAGAAGTTGCTCACCGGCTTTGGTGATTAAATCCCACGGATATTCAAGTAATGCGTCAGTTACCTGTGGCTCGACGATACGGGCAAAGCGAAAGAGTTCGTCACGAGCGGCAGCAGCTTGCTGTTTACGCAGGTAGTAGATAATCGCACTGGCTAACGCAGGTGATACTTTAGCGCCGAGCAGCGTCTCGCCTAAGATATATGCGGTATTGATCGGTTCACACGCAAGCGCCGTTATCCATTCGAGATTGAGGGATCGTCCATTCACAACCAAGATCGGATCGCTGGTGGCAAGCAGTTCGGCTAACCCGCCTGCCGGTCCGAAGTGTGGCATCAGATGGGAACGAGCCAGACCATAGGCTGGTCGGCCAAGCAGGGCAATGACCCGTTCACGGGTAGTGAATGCGCCGCAGCGTAGCTCGAAGATCGGGCGGGCCTGCACGAGTGTAGCGAAATAGGGCCAACGTTCGTCTTCAAATAGGATGATGGTCATAGCTCTGTCGATGGTAAACCCGGCGTACTACCGGTGAGTTTAACTCAAGCATAGCACAGAATTGCGGTCAATTGAATGGTTGGTTGCAGTGTAGTGTTCTCTCATGTTGTCATCAACTTGTAATCCACCGATATGCAAAAGTTATCCACAACGTTCACCGAGTTATCCACATTATGATGGTTGATTGTGGAAAAGTGTGGATTAAAAGAGAGGGGTACGGTGTGACGTACCCCTCTTGCGTGTGATCTGCTCGTGCCTACGATAGCATTGGAGACTCGGCGAGGTTTATGGTGCCACAAAGCGACCCTGCCACGTCTTAATTTGGGCAATGGTGTCTTGTGCACGCAAATACGACAATCGTGGACTCCAGTCAGGGTTGAGGATGGCAAACGCAGCTTGCTCGTGATTAGGATTACCTTGTTCTCCCCAGAGTACGGCAAAGTTGATATTCCAGAGGAACATATTGCCGACAAACGGATAATTATCGTACACCCGCAGCATTGCCGAGCGAATGTACTCGGCCTGCTGTTCCGGCGTCACATAGTTCCCAAACTCATAGCCCGGCGTATTGTTCGGTGTTGCCCAACCATACTCGGTAATCCAAATCTCCTTATCACCCATCCCGTACTCTTCCATCCACTTACGCACATTTTCGACGTGGCGGAAGTAGTGCGTTTCGTGGTCGTTCCAACAGCGATCGGGGGCCGGTTTGCAGCCGGGGATGTAGCTTGGGTTATCCGGCCAAAGTGTATCGGGTGGGTTAGCTGCACCACCGGGGTGGACGGCTTGCACGTCGAAATAGTTACGCACTTCGCCGTTGTTGTAGGTGTACATCAAGCGGTAAAACTCTTGATCGGAGAGCGCGATGGCCGGGTTGGTTACCCCACTCGATGACGAAGCTGCAGCGAGCACGACGGCATTCGGATTGATTGATTTGATCCGGGTATACGCCGCTTTGAGGATCTCAACATAGTGACCAACATCCTCTGGGACAATTTCACCGCCGTTCTCAACAGCGAGATTCGGTTCGTTCCAGATCTCATACGCCTTAATCTTATCGCCGTAGCGGCGGACCATAAGCTCGAGAAAGTTGGCTAACGTCTCTGGATCATCAGGCAGACCATTGGTAGCGTTGTAGGCTGTTGGGGAGCGTACTACGTTAACCAACAGCTTGATGCCGAAGCGGTCTACGGCTTCCACTATCCGATCCAGCTCATCCCAGCCATAAATACCCTTCACCGGGTCCTCAATGTCCATCCAGACTACCTGCTGGCGGAACCAGTCGAAGCCGGCGTTCTTTGCCAGTTGTAACACGCGGTCACGGTCGGTGTAATACAGGTGACCGACGATCCCGAACTCAAGGTAGTCGGGGTTAATCGGGACGGGGGGCGGCTCCGGTGGGGCTGCCGTTGGTTCAGTCGTTGGGACGGCAGTCGGCTCGGCAGGGGCGATGGTTGGAACAGCGGTTGGTGGGGTCGTGGTATCTGGGGTTGCAACGACGGCTGCCGTTGGGACGTTACTAACCGGCGTTGTCGTCGGTTCTCCGCCACAGGCAGCGAGGATGGCGGCGATGATCATCATAATCAGCATCAATGCGGGCCAGCGTCGAGAATAGAGTTGTTTCATACAAACCTCGATGTAGTGTAATGTTATCGCCTGATTTGAAGCAACACGGTAGCAGTGTTAAGACGGAATGTTAAAACAGAAGCTACCATCTTGTGCTAATCCGGTATCGGTCGCCACACCACGGGTTCAGGTTTGGGAGACCCGTGCCGTGGGGACGGTACGCCGTGGGCCGGTGCGCTGTGGGGCCGGCACGCCGTGGGGCCGGTGTGCCGTGGGGCCGGTGCGCCGTGGGGCCGGTGTGCCGTGGGGCCGGTGCGCCGTGGGGACGGTACGCCGTGCGGTCCGGTGCGCTGTGTGGGCCGGCACGCCGTGGGGCCGGTGTGCCGTGGGGCCGGTGCGCCGTGGGGCCGGTGTGCCGTGCGGGCCGGTGCGCTGTGTGGGCCGGTGCGCTGTGTGGGCCGGCACGCCGTGGGGCCGGTGTGCCGTGGGGCCGGCACGCCGTGGGGCCGGTGTGCCGTGGGGCCGGCACGCCGTGGGGCCGGTGTGCCGTGGGGCCGGTGCGCCGTGGGGCCGGTGCGCTGTGGGGCCCGCACGCCGTGCGGTCCGGTGCGCTGTGGGGCCGGTGCGCTGTGGGGCCCGCACGCCGTGCGGTCCGGTGCGCTGTGGGGCCCGCACGCCGTGCGGTCCGGTGCGCTGTGGGGCCCGCACGCCGTGCGGTCCGGTGCGCTGTGGGGCCCGCACGCCGTGGGGCCGGTGTGCCGTGGGGCCGGTGCGCTGTGGGGCCCGCACGCCGTGCGGGCCGGTGCGCTGTGGGGCCCGCACGCCGTGCGGGCCTACTAGTTTTTGGGCATTGCTTGGATTGCGTACCATGCCGGACGTGGACTCCAATCGCCATTGATCACACCGAATGATGCCTGTTCGTGTAACTCATTACCTTGTGCTCGCCACGGTACGGCAAAGTTTAGGTTCCAAAGGAACATTGCCCCAACCCATGGCGCATACTCACGGCGACCGATCTGGAAGGCTCGCACGATCCACTCGGCCTGTTGATCGAACGAGATTGAATTACCGTACTCGTAGCCAGGGGTGTTGTTGCGTGTTGCCCACCCAAACTCGGTAATCCAGATCTGCTTGTCGGCTAAGCCGTTCTCAACCAGCACGTTGCGAATGTCCTCGATGCGGCGGAAGTAGAATTCACGGCTGGTTCGCCATTGGGGGCCGGGGCCAGGCCGGTCGGGCCAGAGCGTGTCAGGTGGATTGTAATGCCCTCCCGGATGTACGCCAATTGCATCGACATTGGCGCGGAACTTGGGATTGGACGCCATCGAGCGCATGTATGACGTATCGCTCAGGGCAATATTGGGGTTGTTGGTCTCGGTGCTAGTTGGCGCGCCACTGACTACAATCGCCATAGGATCGTTAGCCTTGATCGCCTTGTAAGCAACTTCCAGCAGGTCGACGTAATAGCTCGCATCGGCTACGCGACCGCCAACCCCACCATCGCGTGCGCAGTCGCCACCGTTTTCGCAGGCGCGGTTTTGCTCGTTCCAAATTTGGTAGGCCTGTACCCGACCCTTGTAGCGTTTGGCCATCTCGCCCATGAAATGGGCGAAATCCTTGAAGTTCTCGCGTCGCGGCATACCGTTGCTACCGTTTGCTGTTGCCCAACTGGGTGCGGCTACCACGCTAAGCAAGAGATTGACGCCCTGTCGGTTGGCGTCGGCCACAATGTCGTCGAGTTCAGCCCAGTAAATTGCGCCCGAACGGTCGTGCAAATCCATCCAACGTACCTGCTGGCGAATCCAGTAGATACCGGCGTCGCGGCTCATCTGCAAAACCCGGTTGCGATCTTGCCAGGCCGTGCCCTGACCATAGAGATGAGCGTTGAAACCGTAGATAAACTGACGTGGTAGCGCCTGATCAGCTGGGCGATAGTTGAACGCCGGATTGTTACGGTGGCGTAGGTCTCGATACTCGTTCCCCAGCAGGCCGAGCAGTATCCGGTAGCGCGGATCAGGCTCGTCGGGGTGCCATTCCATACGTTGGCGCTCAAAGTATTGCACCCAGTAGATCTCACCGGTTGCCTGATTACGTTCTTGGAATTGCTCGGAGAGCGGGTAGCCGAACACTTCAAGGCCACCGTTGTTCAGCCAGAAAGTGCGGAATGGGGCCGGACTGTCGCGTAAGGTGTGGCCGGTCTGGGCGAACCACGTGCCATCGCCAGGGTCGGGTACGCGCTGGAAGGGTGGCTCATTTTCACGACCCTCAACGAGCCGCCGACCGAGTAGACGACCCAGGATGTAGTAACGATTGTTCTGGGTGCCAAAATTTTCGGGATGCTCTTCGAGAATAGCCCGCTCGAAGTACTGAACACGGTAGAATTTACCCGGCTCGGTAAAGCTTTCCTCAATAAACGGTTCTGAAATCGGATACCCCAATATAAACAGTGCATTCGGAGTGTTCTTCCACGTCTCTAAAAACCAATTGACCGCGCTATGCCCGGTTTCGGGAAAGTAACGGGCTTGATACGGTGGATAGGTGTCAGGCACACCGCCCTGGGCTGCTCCGGGCTGAGGCCACGTAAGCAGTGATACTGCAAGTACCAGTATCCCCAGTGCTGCAACGATCCTTCGTGTCATGTAGGGTCTCCCTTACTATTCCGCGCCGTTGCGGCATGATCGTTATGATCAGCCTACTTCTTTCTTTTATGGTAGCCAATCCCACCTGAAAATACAGTAATAGTCTCCTTTCAGCTTGCTCATACAAGGCAAATAAGCTGAGACGATATCGTGGGTGACCGCCGCGATTATACTCGTCTGTCTGATTCAACGTCAAGTGAGGAAGCGTGGTGGATGGGGGGGGGCCGCATGAGCCGCACTGCCGTGCGGGGGGGAGCGGCCCTGCCGTGCGGGGGGGAGCGGCCCTGCCGTGCGGGGGGGAGCGGCCCTGCCGTGCGGGGGGGAGCGGCCCTGCCGTGCGGGGGGGAGTGGCCCTGCCGTGCGGGGGGGAGCCGCACTGCCGTGCGGGGGGGAGCCGCACTGCCGTGCGGGGGGGAGCCGCACTGCCGTGCGGGGGGGAGCCGCACTGCCGTGCGGGGGGGAGCCGCACTGCCGTGCGGGGGGGAGCCGCACTGCCGTGCGGGGGGGGAGCCGCCCTGCCGTGCGGGGGGGAGCCGCACTGCCGTGCGGGGGGGAGCCGCACTGCCGTGCGGGGGGAGCCGCACGGCCGTGCGGGGGGGAGCGGCCCTGCCGTGCGGGAGGGGGAGCGGCCCTGCCGTGCGGGGGGGAGCCGCACTGCCGTGCGGGGGGGAGCCGCACTGCCGTGCGGCTTTACTTATGCTTGGGTGATGGGTGTTTGCATTAGAGCCGCTTGGCGCAGGCGTGGTGCTTGTTCCCACAATCGCTCGCGGTGCATTAGGCGGATAAACGCATCAACAATGTGCGCGTCCCAATGGATCCCGCGCCCACGTTGCAGGATTTGCAGAGCCTGTTCGGCATCGAGGGCTGCTCGGTAGGCACGATCGGCGGTCAGTGCCTCGAAAGCATCGGCGACGGCTAAGATGCGGGCACCTAGTGGAATCTCTTTGCCGCGCAGGCCACGTGGATACCCGTTACCATCAACCCGTTCGTGATGGGCAGCGATAATCGGCAATACATCACGCAGTCCACGAATTTGAGCGAGAATGCGAACACCGATCTCAGGATGGCTCTGCATGACGAGCAGTTCTTCTGCGGTGAGGGGGCCGGGCTTGAGCAAGATGTCATCGCGTACACCGATTTTGCCAATGTCGTGGAGTAAGCCGGCGTAATGAATCTGTTCGATTTCGGTATCGCTCAACCCTAATTCGCGCGCCAGCTTCACTGCATAGCGCGTTACTTGACGAGAATGGCCGTATGTATACGAGTCACGCGCCTCAATGGCTCCGACCAGAGCAGCGATGGTTTGCTCGTGTTGATCTTTGAGGGCGTGGTAGAGTCGTGCATTATCGAGAGCCACCGCAGCCTGTGAGGCAAATACTTCTATGAGATGACGTTCGGCGGCATCAAAGACCGGTTGTGACTCAGAACGGCCAAGGGTGAGCATACCGATCGGTCGATCACGGCTGCGCAGTACCACTTCCAACAATCGGTCGGCGGGTACCGGTGGCACGTTGATTAGTTGGTGATGGGTAGTCCGCAGTTGCTCTTCGTCGAAGGCGGTAATTGGTAAATGTTCGTGCTTTGCCGCGCCGGTAAGTGCCACTAAGATTTCGCCATCAGTGTCGATCAGCGACAAGCCGATGTGGATGGGAGCGAAGCGTCGAATAATAAATTCGAGCAAGCGGTCAGTTTGTTCGGCAATATCGAGCGAGGTAGCGATCGCTTGACTAAACTGATACATCAGGACCAAATCGGAGAGGCGCTCCTTTTCGTGACGTACCCGGCGCAACTCAAGCGCGGTGCGGATTGTCTTCTGCAACTGTTCGGCATCAACCGGCTTGGAGATATAATCGAGGGCACCGAGTTTGAGCGCCTCACGGGCCGTTTCGACCGTCGCATGGGCGGTCATGACGATTACGTCAGTTTCCAGACAGTGGGTACGCAGGTACTGTACCAACGCGAGACCGTCGAGGTGGGGCATCTGGAGATCGGTTACGACGAGGTCGAAGGGCTGGATGTTCAGCAGCTCGATGGCGGCTTGACCATGTTCGGCAACGGCAACGTCGTACTCACGTCGAAGGAGGAGACGACAGAACTCACGGATAGTAATTTCATCTTCAACAACGAGGATCCGTGGGCGGGTGGAAGAGGAGGGTTCGTAATCCGCCATATAAAGGCTCCTCAGGCTTGCAGTGGCTGATACAATGTCTGACCGTTACGGTATATTTCCGATGTCACCCTGTCGGCATGCCATATCATATTACCGTTACAGTGTCGGTACTAGTCTAGCAGAGTAACGTTGCACAATGACTACAGGTACGGTGTAGTTAATGACAAAATTGCAATTAGTCGAGGAATACCTACTCCTACTAAGGAGAGTTACGAACCGTCTTGTTTGCGTCGTGAGAAATAATTCTGCACACGTCGCTCAAGTTCATCGAAGTCGAAGGGCTTGGTTAAATATTCGTTAACACCGATGCGTAGCGCGGTCTTCTCCGTATCAGGAGCGCCGTAAGCCGTAACCATAATCACATAGACCTGCGAATGATTTTGGCGAAGAGTACGCACCAGTTCGATGCCACCCATACGTGGCATATTCATATCGGTAATAATGACATCACATTCTTGCACTGCCAACTTCTCAAGCGCATCGATACCGTCTTCGGCTTCGATCACGTTGTAACCGCTATTCTGCAAGAGAAATCGGTATAACCGACGGGTAGCAGATTCATCCTCAACAATCATAATCGTGGGTGGCACAGCTCACTCTCCTCGACTGCTGGATTCGCCTTAACTTACCTGAGCGAGGTACTCTTTCAAAAGATTGGCCGAGCGTTGGAAGAGAGCGACTTCGTGGTCTGACAACGGTAGATTAAGCACCTCTTCGGCACCGTCACGACCAACAATGGTTGGCAAACTAATGGCAATATCGGTTACACCGTACTGGCCAGTCATCAAGCTACTAACGGTCATTACGGTGTGTTGATCGCGGAGAACGGCTTCGGCAATCGCCAACAAACCCAAGCCAATAGCATAGTATGTAGCCCGTTTACGCTTAATAATTTCGTAAGCGGCATTACGAGTTTGTTCGAGGATCGCATCGAGTGCAGCCTGATCGTAGCCTTGCCCGTTAGCACCGACAAAGTCGACCAAGCGAACGCCGGCGATATTAGCCAGGCTCCACAAAGCCAATTCGCTATCACCGTGCTCGCCGACGATGTAGGCATGCACCGAGCGCGGATCGACGCCGTAGTGCTGACCGAGCAGATAGCGGAAGCGTGCCGTGTCGAGAATGGTGCCTGAGCCGATCA includes the following:
- a CDS encoding glycoside hydrolase family 5 protein; this translates as MKQLYSRRWPALMLIMMIIAAILAACGGEPTTTPVSNVPTAAVVATPDTTTPPTAVPTIAPAEPTAVPTTEPTAAPPEPPPVPINPDYLEFGIVGHLYYTDRDRVLQLAKNAGFDWFRQQVVWMDIEDPVKGIYGWDELDRIVEAVDRFGIKLLVNVVRSPTAYNATNGLPDDPETLANFLELMVRRYGDKIKAYEIWNEPNLAVENGGEIVPEDVGHYVEILKAAYTRIKSINPNAVVLAAASSSSGVTNPAIALSDQEFYRLMYTYNNGEVRNYFDVQAVHPGGAANPPDTLWPDNPSYIPGCKPAPDRCWNDHETHYFRHVENVRKWMEEYGMGDKEIWITEYGWATPNNTPGYEFGNYVTPEQQAEYIRSAMLRVYDNYPFVGNMFLWNINFAVLWGEQGNPNHEQAAFAILNPDWSPRLSYLRAQDTIAQIKTWQGRFVAP
- a CDS encoding glycoside hydrolase family protein is translated as MTRRIVAALGILVLAVSLLTWPQPGAAQGGVPDTYPPYQARYFPETGHSAVNWFLETWKNTPNALFILGYPISEPFIEESFTEPGKFYRVQYFERAILEEHPENFGTQNNRYYILGRLLGRRLVEGRENEPPFQRVPDPGDGTWFAQTGHTLRDSPAPFRTFWLNNGGLEVFGYPLSEQFQERNQATGEIYWVQYFERQRMEWHPDEPDPRYRILLGLLGNEYRDLRHRNNPAFNYRPADQALPRQFIYGFNAHLYGQGTAWQDRNRVLQMSRDAGIYWIRQQVRWMDLHDRSGAIYWAELDDIVADANRQGVNLLLSVVAAPSWATANGSNGMPRRENFKDFAHFMGEMAKRYKGRVQAYQIWNEQNRACENGGDCARDGGVGGRVADASYYVDLLEVAYKAIKANDPMAIVVSGAPTSTETNNPNIALSDTSYMRSMASNPKFRANVDAIGVHPGGHYNPPDTLWPDRPGPGPQWRTSREFYFRRIEDIRNVLVENGLADKQIWITEFGWATRNNTPGYEYGNSISFDQQAEWIVRAFQIGRREYAPWVGAMFLWNLNFAVPWRAQGNELHEQASFGVINGDWSPRPAWYAIQAMPKN
- a CDS encoding HD domain-containing phosphohydrolase, whose protein sequence is MADYEPSSSTRPRILVVEDEITIREFCRLLLRREYDVAVAEHGQAAIELLNIQPFDLVVTDLQMPHLDGLALVQYLRTHCLETDVIVMTAHATVETAREALKLGALDYISKPVDAEQLQKTIRTALELRRVRHEKERLSDLVLMYQFSQAIATSLDIAEQTDRLLEFIIRRFAPIHIGLSLIDTDGEILVALTGAAKHEHLPITAFDEEQLRTTHHQLINVPPVPADRLLEVVLRSRDRPIGMLTLGRSESQPVFDAAERHLIEVFASQAAVALDNARLYHALKDQHEQTIAALVGAIEARDSYTYGHSRQVTRYAVKLARELGLSDTEIEQIHYAGLLHDIGKIGVRDDILLKPGPLTAEELLVMQSHPEIGVRILAQIRGLRDVLPIIAAHHERVDGNGYPRGLRGKEIPLGARILAVADAFEALTADRAYRAALDAEQALQILQRGRGIHWDAHIVDAFIRLMHRERLWEQAPRLRQAALMQTPITQA
- a CDS encoding response regulator, with product MPPTIMIVEDESATRRLYRFLLQNSGYNVIEAEDGIDALEKLAVQECDVIITDMNMPRMGGIELVRTLRQNHSQVYVIMVTAYGAPDTEKTALRIGVNEYLTKPFDFDELERRVQNYFSRRKQDGS